Proteins co-encoded in one Methanoculleus sp. SDB genomic window:
- a CDS encoding ribonuclease II, which translates to MKNDRPVDLKAIAWNAMRDYGFEPGFPRSVRAEVDAISDTGTLPEERGIRDLRPLLWSSIDNIDSQDLDQIEYCERGPDGETRVRIAIADVDFFVPKYSSADRHAAHNGTSVYTGVVTFPMLPDRLSKGITSLLPGQDCRAVVIEYAVLQDGNVRHGDIYRAHVRNKAKLVYEEVGGWLDGTGPMPGTVRDTPGLEEQILLQTETTMRLKKFRMQQGALDLETIEANAVMEEDSVRDLVIQEENTARYIIEEFMIAANGTIVDFIGNAGVSMIQRVVRTPKYWDEIVATAASYGEKLPAEPDSRALSRFLTRRREADPERFPDLSLTIVKLIGRGEYVTLEPGEPPFGHFGLAVTDYTHGTAPNRRYVDLVIQRLIKSVIDAEDSPYTREELDDLSEWLSDREQASQKVERFMRKAAAAVLLQDRIGETFDAFVTGASEKGTYVRLIAPPAEGRVMEGEAGPRVGRRIRVRLIGVDPYKGFIDFAFAGMR; encoded by the coding sequence ATGAAAAACGACCGCCCTGTCGACCTGAAAGCCATCGCATGGAACGCTATGCGGGATTACGGCTTCGAGCCCGGTTTCCCCAGGTCCGTTCGTGCAGAGGTCGATGCCATCTCCGACACGGGGACTCTTCCTGAGGAGAGGGGGATCCGGGACCTGCGTCCTCTCCTCTGGTCCTCCATCGACAACATCGACTCGCAAGACCTCGACCAGATCGAATACTGTGAACGGGGCCCAGACGGGGAGACCCGGGTCCGGATCGCCATCGCGGATGTCGATTTTTTCGTCCCGAAATACTCGTCCGCCGACAGACATGCGGCCCATAACGGCACCTCGGTGTACACCGGCGTCGTGACGTTCCCGATGCTGCCCGACAGGCTCTCCAAGGGCATCACCTCACTCCTGCCGGGACAGGACTGCAGGGCGGTCGTCATCGAATACGCCGTGCTGCAGGACGGGAATGTCCGCCACGGCGATATTTACCGCGCCCATGTTCGCAACAAGGCGAAGCTCGTATACGAGGAAGTCGGCGGCTGGCTGGACGGGACCGGCCCCATGCCCGGAACAGTCAGGGACACCCCCGGGCTCGAGGAGCAGATCCTTCTTCAGACCGAGACCACCATGCGCCTGAAAAAATTCCGGATGCAGCAGGGTGCGCTCGATCTCGAAACCATCGAAGCAAATGCGGTGATGGAGGAGGATTCGGTGCGCGATCTTGTCATCCAGGAGGAAAACACGGCACGGTATATTATCGAGGAGTTCATGATCGCCGCCAACGGAACCATAGTGGACTTTATCGGGAACGCCGGCGTGTCCATGATACAGCGGGTCGTCCGCACACCGAAGTACTGGGACGAGATTGTCGCGACCGCAGCGTCCTACGGCGAGAAACTCCCTGCCGAGCCGGATTCCCGGGCGCTGTCACGGTTTCTCACGCGGCGGAGAGAGGCGGATCCCGAGCGCTTCCCGGACCTTTCCCTGACGATCGTGAAGCTCATCGGACGCGGCGAATATGTAACGCTCGAACCCGGCGAACCGCCCTTCGGCCACTTCGGCCTTGCCGTCACCGACTATACGCACGGCACCGCCCCGAACCGGCGCTACGTCGACCTTGTCATTCAGCGGCTGATAAAATCGGTCATCGACGCGGAAGACAGCCCCTATACGCGGGAGGAGCTCGACGACCTTTCCGAATGGCTCAGCGACAGGGAGCAGGCGTCCCAGAAAGTCGAACGCTTCATGCGGAAGGCAGCCGCCGCCGTCCTCCTGCAGGACCGGATCGGCGAGACTTTCGATGCGTTCGTCACCGGGGCCTCGGAGAAGGGAACCTATGTCCGGCTTATCGCCCCGCCCGCCGAAGGAAGGGTCATGGAGGGAGAGGCGGGGCCCCGGGTCGGCCGGCGGATTCGGGTGAGGCTGATCGGC